The following proteins come from a genomic window of Edaphobacter sp. 4G125:
- a CDS encoding SDR family oxidoreductase, with translation MSTVLVTGIAGFIGSSIARALLAEGAKVRGVDNLSTGSTANIEEIRSSIDFRNVDVLDQHAIDEACHGVDYVFHEAAIPSVPKSVDDPIGTNGPNLTGTLYLLEAARKAGVKRVLYAASSAAYGDSPELPKSETMLPAPLSPYAVQKLAGEHYLSSYTRVYGLETVSLRYFNIFGPRQDPSSQYSGVLARFISLMLAGQTPTIYGDGLTSRDFTYIDNVVSANLLAAKAPAEKVAGRVFNVATGDRITLLDAFAEIKRITGYPGGINHAPEREGDIKHSVADISAAKSAFGYKVVADLAYGLEQTIAWAKESVVSA, from the coding sequence ATGTCTACCGTTCTCGTTACCGGGATTGCTGGATTTATTGGATCGAGCATCGCCAGGGCTCTTCTGGCCGAAGGCGCAAAGGTGCGCGGCGTTGATAATCTCTCTACTGGCTCGACCGCCAATATCGAAGAGATCCGCTCAAGCATCGACTTCCGCAACGTCGATGTGCTCGATCAGCACGCCATCGACGAAGCCTGCCACGGCGTGGACTACGTCTTTCACGAAGCGGCAATCCCCTCCGTCCCCAAGTCAGTCGACGATCCAATCGGAACCAACGGCCCCAACCTGACCGGAACTCTCTACCTGCTCGAAGCTGCGCGCAAAGCAGGCGTAAAACGCGTGCTTTACGCAGCCTCCTCGGCTGCCTATGGCGACTCCCCCGAACTTCCCAAATCCGAGACGATGCTTCCCGCTCCGCTCTCTCCTTACGCTGTTCAGAAACTCGCGGGAGAACACTACCTCTCCAGTTACACCCGCGTCTATGGGCTCGAAACCGTATCGTTGCGTTACTTCAATATCTTCGGTCCGCGCCAGGACCCCTCATCTCAATACTCCGGAGTGCTGGCCCGCTTTATCTCTCTCATGCTCGCCGGCCAGACTCCCACCATCTACGGTGATGGTCTAACCAGCCGTGATTTTACCTACATTGACAATGTCGTCAGCGCCAATCTGCTCGCCGCCAAAGCTCCGGCGGAAAAGGTGGCAGGCCGCGTCTTCAACGTCGCCACAGGAGATCGCATTACATTGCTCGACGCCTTCGCCGAGATCAAGCGCATCACCGGCTACCCAGGCGGCATCAACCATGCACCGGAACGTGAAGGCGACATCAAGCACTCCGTCGCCGACATCTCTGCCGCAAAGTCCGCCTTTGGCTATAAGGTCGTCGCTGATCTCGCCTATGGGCTCGAGCAAACCATCGCCTGGGCAAAAGAATCTGTCGTCTCCGCTTGA
- a CDS encoding anti-sigma factor, with protein MNSPQCDNIRCLFSAYLDGAVDGVQMQSISGHLENCEDCREEFASLREMQNALASLGPTRAPADLGTRLRVAISHEIATRNHSWRDTLALCWENTIRPWAVQISAGAACSVALVGTIMVLLGLFAAPQAVMANDEPLGAMTSAHYLYSAVMPRPIVTSHDSAIIVEAFVNDQGRVYDYHIVSGPEDSSVRSQVIDQLLLSVFEPARVFGTPVRSRVVMTFSGISVEG; from the coding sequence ATGAACTCCCCACAGTGCGACAATATCCGCTGCTTGTTCTCAGCCTATTTGGATGGTGCGGTAGATGGTGTGCAGATGCAGTCCATCAGTGGGCACCTTGAGAACTGTGAAGATTGCCGCGAAGAGTTTGCGTCGTTGCGTGAAATGCAGAATGCTCTGGCCTCGCTCGGTCCCACCCGGGCTCCCGCCGATCTTGGAACCCGTCTGCGTGTAGCCATCTCGCACGAGATCGCTACACGAAATCACAGCTGGCGCGATACCCTCGCCCTGTGTTGGGAAAACACGATTCGCCCCTGGGCGGTTCAGATCTCTGCTGGAGCGGCCTGCTCCGTTGCTCTCGTCGGAACCATCATGGTTCTACTGGGTCTGTTTGCCGCGCCACAGGCGGTTATGGCAAACGACGAGCCACTGGGAGCCATGACCTCGGCGCACTATCTCTACTCTGCAGTTATGCCGCGCCCCATCGTCACCTCCCACGACTCGGCCATTATTGTCGAGGCTTTCGTGAACGATCAGGGACGCGTTTACGACTACCATATCGTCTCTGGTCCGGAAGACTCCTCCGTGCGCAGCCAGGTTATCGACCAACTGCTCCTCAGCGTCTTTGAGCCCGCGCGGGTCTTCGGAACCCCTGTACGCAGTCGCGTTGTTATGACCTTTTCGGGAATCTCCGTAGAAGGCTAA
- a CDS encoding RNA polymerase sigma factor → MQVGTFVGNLTSAIGITTEEAALVADLKAGSEDAFGILIAQYHQPLYSLIARSLTDPADAADITQEVFIKVFRSIRGFHGESSLRTWLYRIALHEASNQRRWWCRHKKQELTIDSTFDSADSEDDGIPLAATLADRGGSPFDLAAQAELRRNVEEALQQIPESFRNVVVLREIEGFAYEEIAEILDINVGTVKSRLTRGRTALRVLLVTESKKFASSLNPSPSNLQAGISSPETVTR, encoded by the coding sequence ATGCAGGTGGGAACATTCGTGGGAAATCTGACCAGCGCGATAGGCATCACTACCGAAGAAGCAGCTCTCGTCGCCGATCTTAAGGCCGGCAGCGAAGATGCGTTCGGCATTCTGATCGCGCAGTATCATCAGCCTCTCTATTCTCTGATCGCCCGCAGCCTCACCGATCCTGCCGACGCCGCCGATATTACGCAGGAGGTCTTCATCAAGGTCTTCCGCAGCATTCGCGGGTTTCATGGTGAATCCAGCCTGCGGACATGGCTCTATCGAATTGCATTGCACGAGGCCTCGAACCAGCGCCGCTGGTGGTGTCGTCATAAGAAGCAGGAGCTGACCATCGATTCTACCTTCGATTCTGCGGACTCCGAAGATGACGGTATCCCATTGGCTGCCACCCTGGCCGATCGCGGAGGTTCGCCCTTCGATCTTGCGGCCCAGGCTGAACTCCGTCGCAACGTCGAAGAGGCGCTTCAGCAGATTCCAGAGTCCTTCCGGAATGTTGTCGTACTACGCGAGATCGAAGGATTTGCCTACGAAGAAATCGCCGAGATTCTCGATATCAACGTTGGCACAGTGAAATCGCGCTTGACCCGCGGTCGCACTGCACTCCGTGTCCTTCTGGTCACTGAATCGAAAAAATTTGCTTCTTCCCTCAACCCCTCTCCATCCAACCTTCAGGCCGGGATTTCCAGCCCGGAGACGGTGACACGATGA
- a CDS encoding TonB-dependent receptor, producing MTSDILGTVTDSSGAELPNATVTLRNVNTNDVRITTTSSSGDYSFSLLKPGRYSIKVEATGFKTSNTELSVEAGDRARADAHLEVGVASETVNVEAQTPLLQADNATVSSTVTAKAVQDLPLNGRNFVQLVQIVPGANEGPGNGLTSGGRPDDRRTNAAGFSVNGQDDTLNNWVVDGIDDNERVIGTIGIKPNVEGIQEITVQTNSYAPEAGRTAGGVINITTRSGSNQFHGSLYEFFRNDIFDGRSVLQTNGSKPELRQNQFGGSIGGPIIRDKTFFYFDYEGLRQVTGVTYTKTVPTLSEYNAINSIGGSSPQQLLSAANGTAGRAIDPIALNYLKLFPAPNAGPVGQLTNNYITSPNKTQTSNTYDARVDHKIGANDQLFGRFSYNTVNTFTPPGLGTQSGLQISGGRYDFDGPATDVAQQYVIGYTHLFTSNLVLDLRAAFTRINNLSLPLNYGKNANTQVGFPGSHTFTAVANSLTPVSVGPFADIGDGAYVPLQDIDNTFQYAGTLSWTKGTHNIKVGASYIRRQARNVQSASATGAYQFNLPTDSNADQLTQQNNQLASTLVGAYASMTRNYNLFAPDYRTYEPSFFAQDSWKVVPKLTFVYGVRYDIFTPFTEAHNHISNFDYLQALASNASTINSALKVANQNGVDGRVNIPIDYTNVAPRIGFSLSVAPTTVVRGGYGLSFFPGNYTSNADLKNAPFTSNFSPACQSALAVQIETQLGQLAGQNPSCATISGAPTALDQGLPVPVAPDITNLAGIPGLSFVAEAPKFRSAMIQQFNLQIQQQFGANVFTIGYVGNIGQHLPESINNINQPKPYNPLAPLGSPTNPVGGARPLNPLLPNLSGVSYIDSGGVSNYSALQASLQRRFTNGLAFDANYTWGKAMSDITGFSQQGSNQGWSNADPTRIRQIEYGIAENDIQNRFALSLNYELPFGKSFTGMKKFALGGWQMNTITIWQSGKPFTITSTGSGADNPVESDGLRHGYSNRATPQNSGGNDRPNQNGDARGSRSNSQFFNTAMFSPQPLGTVGTTHRNALFGPNFRHVDLSLFKNFPLTERLNLQFRAESYNISNTPNFYIGNGTSTSQFGSATFGQISQTDPNYTPRLYQFALKLQF from the coding sequence ATGACGTCTGACATCCTTGGAACGGTAACGGATAGCTCAGGAGCCGAGCTACCGAATGCTACCGTCACGTTGCGCAATGTTAATACAAACGATGTTCGTATCACGACGACCAGCAGCAGCGGCGATTACTCCTTTAGTCTTCTGAAGCCCGGACGTTACAGCATCAAAGTGGAGGCCACTGGGTTCAAGACCTCAAATACCGAGTTATCGGTTGAGGCTGGCGACCGCGCACGCGCAGATGCGCACCTTGAGGTGGGTGTTGCCAGCGAAACTGTCAATGTCGAGGCGCAAACCCCGCTGCTACAGGCTGATAATGCGACCGTAAGCTCCACAGTGACGGCAAAGGCAGTGCAGGATCTGCCTCTGAATGGGCGGAACTTTGTCCAGTTGGTGCAGATTGTTCCTGGTGCTAATGAGGGGCCGGGAAATGGCCTGACCAGTGGCGGACGCCCGGATGATCGGCGTACCAATGCGGCAGGTTTTTCGGTCAATGGCCAGGATGACACGCTGAACAACTGGGTGGTCGATGGAATCGACGACAACGAGCGCGTCATCGGCACGATTGGTATCAAGCCGAACGTTGAAGGTATCCAGGAGATCACAGTCCAGACCAACAGCTATGCTCCAGAGGCCGGCCGTACGGCAGGAGGCGTAATCAATATCACCACGCGCTCGGGCTCAAACCAGTTCCATGGCAGCCTATATGAGTTCTTCCGAAACGATATTTTCGACGGACGCAGTGTGTTGCAGACGAACGGCAGTAAGCCGGAGCTGCGCCAGAACCAGTTCGGCGGCAGCATCGGTGGACCGATTATTCGCGACAAGACCTTCTTCTACTTCGATTACGAAGGCCTGCGGCAGGTGACGGGCGTGACGTATACGAAGACGGTTCCTACGCTGTCGGAGTACAACGCGATTAACAGCATTGGCGGGAGCTCACCCCAGCAGCTTCTGTCGGCGGCTAATGGCACGGCCGGTCGTGCCATCGATCCAATTGCATTGAACTACCTGAAGCTCTTCCCCGCGCCGAACGCCGGCCCGGTCGGACAACTGACGAACAACTACATCACGAGTCCGAATAAGACTCAGACCAGCAACACCTATGACGCTCGTGTCGACCACAAGATTGGTGCAAATGATCAACTGTTTGGCCGGTTCTCGTACAACACAGTCAATACGTTTACACCTCCTGGACTGGGGACACAGAGCGGCTTGCAAATCAGTGGCGGTCGTTATGACTTCGATGGTCCCGCGACGGATGTAGCTCAGCAATATGTTATTGGGTATACGCATCTCTTTACATCGAACCTCGTGCTCGACCTGAGAGCAGCGTTTACACGCATCAATAACCTCTCGCTTCCGCTGAACTATGGCAAGAATGCGAATACACAGGTTGGTTTCCCTGGGAGTCACACATTCACGGCTGTGGCGAATTCGCTGACTCCGGTTTCGGTTGGTCCGTTCGCGGATATTGGTGACGGGGCGTATGTTCCGCTGCAAGACATTGATAACACCTTCCAATATGCTGGCACACTGAGCTGGACTAAGGGCACTCACAATATCAAAGTGGGAGCGAGCTACATCCGCAGGCAGGCGCGCAATGTACAGAGCGCGTCAGCGACGGGAGCTTACCAATTCAATCTTCCAACCGATAGTAATGCCGACCAGTTGACACAGCAGAACAATCAACTGGCATCGACGCTGGTAGGGGCATACGCCAGCATGACACGTAACTATAACTTGTTTGCGCCGGACTATCGCACTTATGAGCCAAGCTTTTTTGCGCAGGATAGCTGGAAAGTGGTTCCAAAGCTGACCTTTGTCTATGGTGTGCGCTATGACATCTTCACCCCGTTTACTGAGGCACACAACCACATCTCAAACTTTGATTACCTGCAGGCGCTGGCGTCAAATGCATCGACGATCAACTCAGCGCTAAAGGTTGCTAATCAGAACGGTGTTGATGGGAGAGTGAACATTCCAATCGACTACACAAACGTGGCTCCTCGCATCGGCTTCTCGTTGTCAGTAGCTCCTACTACTGTGGTACGCGGCGGCTATGGTCTGAGCTTCTTTCCGGGCAACTATACATCGAATGCAGACCTGAAGAATGCTCCGTTTACATCGAACTTCAGCCCTGCCTGCCAGTCTGCATTGGCAGTCCAGATTGAGACGCAGCTGGGACAACTCGCAGGACAAAACCCAAGCTGCGCAACAATTTCTGGCGCACCTACCGCCCTGGATCAAGGTCTGCCGGTTCCGGTAGCTCCTGATATCACTAACCTTGCGGGTATTCCGGGACTCTCATTTGTGGCAGAGGCTCCGAAATTCCGCTCGGCGATGATTCAACAGTTCAATCTGCAGATCCAACAGCAGTTTGGTGCGAACGTCTTCACGATCGGTTATGTCGGCAACATCGGCCAACATCTACCGGAGTCGATCAACAACATCAATCAGCCGAAGCCGTACAATCCACTTGCTCCGCTGGGAAGCCCAACGAATCCTGTAGGCGGCGCGCGGCCTTTGAATCCACTGCTGCCAAATCTTTCCGGTGTCAGCTATATCGACAGTGGTGGTGTTTCGAACTACAGCGCATTGCAGGCTTCATTGCAGCGCCGCTTTACTAATGGGCTTGCCTTCGACGCGAACTATACCTGGGGCAAGGCGATGAGTGATATCACCGGCTTCTCGCAACAGGGTTCGAACCAGGGATGGAGCAACGCCGATCCGACTCGCATTCGCCAAATCGAATACGGCATTGCCGAGAACGATATTCAGAACCGCTTCGCTCTCTCGCTGAACTACGAACTGCCGTTTGGCAAGAGCTTTACGGGAATGAAGAAGTTTGCTTTGGGCGGATGGCAGATGAACACGATCACCATCTGGCAGAGCGGAAAGCCATTCACAATTACCAGCACCGGAAGCGGTGCAGACAATCCTGTGGAAAGCGATGGCTTGAGGCATGGTTACAGCAACCGTGCAACACCACAGAACAGCGGCGGTAATGATCGTCCTAACCAGAATGGCGATGCTCGCGGTTCAAGGTCGAATTCGCAGTTCTTCAACACGGCAATGTTCTCTCCGCAACCTCTGGGAACAGTTGGAACTACGCATCGTAATGCGCTGTTTGGTCCTAACTTCCGTCATGTCGATCTTTCGCTATTCAAGAACTTCCCGTTAACGGAGCGGTTGAACCTGCAGTTCCGTGCAGAGAGTTACAACATCTCAAACACACCGAATTTCTATATCGGGAACGGAACTTCAACGTCACAGTTCGGCAGCGCAACCTTCGGACAAATCTCGCAGACTGATCCTAATTACACGCCACGGCTGTATCAATTTGCTCTTAAATTGCAGTTCTAA
- a CDS encoding alpha-mannosidase, with the protein MSAKHSILGWIAVFILYAPLLAQSPSPNSYQFSAPAQAVVQRLSSFDALDARDWQYHEGPVEHGESPDLDTSSWKTVQLPFYASPKELWLRRWIEIPKTLNGYDLTGTGITFKIDVGGFGPGRGYFYETIYFNGQRVDEGTYLTRRTLIESARPGDKVLIAVHMPLTYEVKHFEGAFVAVNFLPTRPDPTAFATELVSAAQLLPTIIKDPAELASQEKLLDSAATSVSLASLDRNDQPAFDASLIKAQAALEPLKPLLKKFFIQLTGDAHIDAAWLWTASEAVDQVRYTFSSALQMMREYPQYTLSQSSAQYYEWMEEKFPGIFAEIQKRVKEGRWELVGGMWVEPDLNMTDGESQVRQLLLGKRYFQQKFNVDVKIGWNVDSFGYDWQLPQIYKKSGIDYFITQKLRYNDTNQLPLKLFWWQSPDGSRVLSYFPHDIVQGTEADEMARDLAVAIKLNPGQQELMHVYGPSLGRLNITGARESIENGIHWSNPNRIYPRVEFRTSQSFFNDMNPRISTSGVPVWNYKTLAAGDTHLPAQLDGKIHLPVWNDEIYLEHHRGTFTSQAIQKSNMRHSDEWLLDAEKYSSLAWLSGLEYPGKQLTEAWKKKAFNEFHDVAAGTAIAAVYQDAQRDYDEAHRIANEATGDALRELNSHINTAAQPGIPIVIWNPLSWDRSGIVTASVQMPQPTPNGISVLGADNQPVLMQVLSKDEATNTYHLLLQPRNVPSVGYTVLHAVPGQRKVTSDLALHGTTMENAFLRVTLDPKTGCITSLYQKAEKFESIMPGQCGNKLETFVDTGRSLTEHNLDSIRVEDAWNIDKDYGKQETDLMAVSSIETIERGPLREVIRITRHWSKSTFVQDITLYAATPQVDVVNDIDWHETHVLLKASFPLTATSSTATYEIPYGSIERSTSRNNSVDAARFEVPALRWADLGNNEHGFSLINDSKYGYDALGNVLRLSLLRAPLYPDPTADRGHQHFSYSLYPHGGSWKQADTVLRAYEFNYKMQALQTESHVGDLPAQQSLIRVTPQNLVLTAMKKSEDGNSLILRFYEWAGKDTQAKLTIPSGATKASETDLMERDDSATSSHPSLHGNELGVDVGAYSINTVRLLYPTRGETFWHSRKISTNNTR; encoded by the coding sequence TTGTCTGCAAAGCATTCCATACTTGGTTGGATTGCGGTCTTTATCCTTTATGCTCCATTGCTGGCACAGTCCCCTTCTCCGAACTCCTATCAGTTCTCCGCTCCGGCTCAGGCTGTTGTCCAGCGTCTCTCCTCCTTTGATGCACTCGACGCGCGCGACTGGCAGTACCATGAAGGCCCTGTTGAACACGGTGAGAGCCCCGATCTCGATACCTCCAGCTGGAAGACAGTCCAGCTCCCCTTCTACGCCTCTCCGAAAGAGCTCTGGCTTCGCCGCTGGATCGAGATCCCCAAAACTCTCAACGGATACGATCTCACTGGTACCGGTATTACCTTCAAGATTGATGTCGGCGGCTTCGGTCCGGGTCGCGGTTATTTTTACGAAACTATCTATTTCAATGGCCAGCGCGTCGACGAAGGCACATACCTCACGCGACGCACTCTCATCGAAAGCGCGAGGCCGGGCGATAAGGTCCTGATCGCTGTACATATGCCGCTCACCTATGAGGTCAAGCATTTCGAAGGTGCTTTTGTCGCGGTCAACTTCCTCCCCACTCGCCCCGATCCCACTGCATTTGCCACTGAGTTGGTCTCAGCCGCGCAACTTCTCCCCACCATCATCAAAGATCCGGCCGAGCTCGCCTCACAGGAAAAGCTTCTCGACTCCGCAGCCACCTCTGTCAGTCTCGCCTCACTCGATCGCAACGATCAGCCTGCATTCGACGCTTCGCTCATCAAGGCACAAGCTGCACTCGAGCCTTTGAAACCGCTACTCAAGAAATTCTTCATCCAGCTCACCGGCGACGCACATATTGACGCAGCTTGGCTTTGGACAGCTTCCGAAGCCGTCGACCAGGTACGCTATACCTTCTCCAGCGCGCTTCAAATGATGCGCGAATACCCTCAATACACCTTGTCGCAGTCCAGCGCGCAGTACTACGAATGGATGGAAGAGAAGTTCCCTGGGATATTTGCTGAAATTCAGAAACGTGTAAAAGAAGGACGCTGGGAGCTAGTTGGCGGCATGTGGGTCGAACCTGACCTCAACATGACCGACGGCGAATCGCAGGTCCGTCAGCTTTTGCTTGGTAAACGCTACTTCCAGCAAAAGTTCAACGTCGACGTCAAAATTGGATGGAATGTCGACTCCTTCGGCTACGATTGGCAGCTCCCGCAGATTTATAAGAAGTCGGGCATCGACTATTTCATCACTCAGAAGCTTCGTTACAACGACACCAATCAACTCCCGCTCAAGCTCTTCTGGTGGCAGTCACCCGATGGCAGCCGTGTCCTCTCCTACTTCCCGCACGACATCGTGCAAGGAACCGAAGCCGATGAGATGGCACGCGACCTCGCCGTTGCGATCAAGCTCAATCCAGGTCAACAAGAACTGATGCACGTCTACGGCCCCAGCCTCGGGCGGCTCAACATCACCGGCGCGCGCGAGTCGATTGAGAACGGTATCCATTGGTCCAACCCCAACCGCATCTACCCGCGCGTCGAGTTCCGCACCTCGCAATCGTTCTTCAACGATATGAACCCGCGCATTAGCACATCCGGAGTGCCTGTCTGGAACTATAAGACCCTAGCCGCCGGTGACACGCACCTTCCTGCTCAACTCGATGGCAAGATTCACCTGCCCGTGTGGAACGACGAAATCTATCTCGAGCATCACCGCGGTACATTTACCAGCCAGGCAATCCAAAAGTCCAACATGCGCCACAGTGATGAATGGCTGCTCGATGCCGAGAAATACTCCTCGCTCGCATGGCTCAGCGGCCTCGAATATCCTGGTAAACAACTCACTGAAGCATGGAAGAAAAAGGCCTTCAACGAGTTCCATGACGTCGCCGCCGGAACCGCCATCGCCGCCGTATATCAGGACGCGCAACGCGACTATGACGAAGCACATCGGATCGCCAACGAAGCAACAGGGGATGCACTCCGTGAACTCAACAGTCACATCAACACAGCGGCACAACCCGGCATACCCATCGTTATCTGGAATCCATTGAGCTGGGACCGTTCCGGCATCGTCACTGCTTCCGTGCAGATGCCCCAGCCCACCCCCAATGGCATCAGCGTACTCGGCGCCGACAATCAACCTGTGCTCATGCAGGTATTGTCCAAAGACGAAGCAACGAACACCTATCATCTGCTTCTCCAGCCCAGAAACGTACCCTCTGTCGGATATACCGTCCTCCACGCAGTCCCCGGCCAGCGCAAGGTTACGAGCGATCTCGCGCTGCATGGAACCACCATGGAGAACGCATTCCTCCGCGTCACGCTCGATCCGAAGACAGGCTGCATCACCAGCCTCTATCAGAAAGCCGAGAAGTTCGAAAGCATCATGCCGGGTCAGTGCGGTAACAAGCTTGAAACCTTCGTCGATACCGGACGCAGCCTTACCGAACATAATCTCGATAGCATCCGCGTCGAAGACGCATGGAACATCGATAAGGACTACGGCAAGCAGGAAACCGACCTTATGGCGGTCTCTAGCATCGAGACCATCGAGCGCGGCCCGCTTCGTGAAGTTATTCGTATCACTCGCCACTGGAGCAAATCCACATTTGTGCAGGACATCACTCTCTACGCTGCCACCCCTCAGGTCGACGTAGTCAACGACATCGACTGGCACGAGACACATGTTCTTCTCAAGGCCAGCTTCCCCCTCACCGCAACCAGCTCTACGGCTACCTACGAGATTCCCTATGGAAGCATTGAGCGCAGTACCTCCCGCAATAATTCCGTTGATGCGGCTCGCTTCGAAGTTCCAGCACTACGCTGGGCCGATCTCGGGAACAATGAACATGGATTCAGCCTCATCAACGACTCGAAGTATGGTTATGACGCGCTCGGAAACGTACTCCGCCTCTCGCTGCTGCGTGCCCCACTCTATCCTGATCCGACTGCCGATCGCGGGCATCAGCACTTCAGCTACTCGCTCTATCCGCACGGCGGTTCATGGAAGCAGGCCGACACTGTGCTGCGTGCCTACGAATTCAACTACAAGATGCAGGCCTTGCAAACCGAATCTCACGTCGGTGACCTTCCAGCACAACAATCCCTTATCCGCGTTACTCCGCAAAACCTGGTTCTAACCGCAATGAAAAAGAGCGAGGACGGCAATAGCCTGATCCTTCGTTTCTACGAGTGGGCTGGAAAAGATACGCAGGCCAAGCTCACAATCCCCAGTGGGGCGACAAAGGCATCCGAGACAGACCTGATGGAACGAGATGATAGCGCTACCAGTTCACACCCCTCTCTTCACGGGAATGAACTTGGGGTTGATGTAGGAGCTTACTCCATTAATACTGTCCGCCTCCTATATCCAACGCGCGGAGAGACTTTCTGGCATTCCCGTAAAATTTCAACCAACAACACTCGCTGA
- a CDS encoding alpha/beta hydrolase family protein: MKKIGTLGLSLLACSIGLSAQTTRKVLDPLLQQKLQDPTVVTDELRHFLLKKVPALPPASSKTALHQQAETLRKHALATIYHGWPEEWINSAPKFERVGVIERKGYRIVKYRYEIVPGFYSAALLYEPDHLTPNMPAVLNVNGHGPGGKAVEHKQKRCINQARHGMLALNLEWIGFGELASGENAHNNIGLLDLAGANGAGLFYLAMRRGLDFLYEDPRVDRKRIAMTGLSGGGWQTMLLSTLDERIGPSIPVAGFSSLTTAVEHPEYAGDAEQNAPDVRASADYAQLMTLRVPRPTLLIYNSMDDCCFRSGIVKQGVYDDIKPFYAAVHHPDNLQWYQNDDPGTHNYQLDSRLQSYRFLKDQFHLQTSAEEDPDTDEEVLSAEDLIVGLPKDNLTIIGLARKMAEQIHHNRIRPSELEKSREVLRSITRFETVNVTHAWPVSASRDKGIESRGYRFEFSNGLSATGVLVQSSVRATNKTALLISDKGRLSLAVEAGNLLSRGYRVLLLDPILFGDSIPGTPERPNLSNAAQMLNTVGERPLGIEAAQVVSVTQWLSDSNTDGSSSPGAVKYTAPYSGQKIDLLTQGPRSEAVALVAAALEPKRFSSLKAEEGITSLSELFNGKFSYAETPELVCLDLYQAFDLSQLIDLATPTTINFYEENPTPIFWK, from the coding sequence ATGAAAAAGATTGGGACACTCGGCTTATCTCTTCTTGCCTGTTCAATCGGCTTATCGGCGCAGACCACTCGCAAGGTACTGGATCCTCTGCTGCAACAGAAGCTACAGGACCCAACCGTCGTCACCGATGAGCTGCGACACTTCCTTTTGAAGAAAGTTCCGGCACTTCCTCCTGCTAGTTCCAAGACAGCTCTTCACCAACAAGCGGAGACATTGCGAAAACATGCTCTTGCGACCATCTATCATGGCTGGCCGGAAGAGTGGATCAATTCTGCCCCAAAGTTTGAACGCGTCGGAGTCATCGAGCGAAAAGGTTACCGAATCGTCAAGTATCGCTACGAAATTGTTCCCGGCTTCTATTCCGCAGCTCTGCTCTATGAACCCGACCATCTAACTCCCAACATGCCTGCCGTATTGAATGTGAATGGCCACGGGCCGGGTGGAAAGGCCGTGGAACACAAACAGAAACGCTGCATCAATCAAGCCCGCCACGGGATGTTGGCGTTGAACTTGGAATGGATAGGCTTCGGCGAACTGGCCTCCGGCGAAAACGCCCACAATAATATTGGACTGCTTGATCTTGCAGGGGCGAATGGCGCTGGACTCTTTTATCTCGCCATGCGTCGTGGACTCGACTTCCTTTACGAGGATCCACGTGTTGACCGGAAACGTATCGCGATGACAGGTCTCTCCGGAGGCGGGTGGCAGACCATGCTTCTCAGCACGCTCGATGAGCGCATTGGTCCATCGATTCCAGTTGCCGGGTTCAGCTCGTTAACCACTGCGGTCGAGCATCCAGAATATGCAGGCGATGCTGAACAGAACGCCCCCGATGTGCGTGCGAGCGCTGACTATGCTCAGTTGATGACGCTGCGAGTACCTCGGCCGACCTTATTGATCTACAACTCGATGGATGATTGCTGCTTCCGCTCCGGCATAGTAAAGCAAGGAGTCTACGATGACATCAAGCCTTTCTATGCAGCGGTCCATCATCCGGACAATCTTCAGTGGTACCAGAATGACGATCCTGGAACGCACAATTATCAACTTGATAGCCGCCTTCAATCGTACCGCTTTTTAAAAGACCAGTTCCATCTGCAAACCTCCGCCGAAGAAGATCCAGATACTGATGAAGAGGTGCTCTCTGCAGAAGACCTGATTGTCGGTCTTCCGAAAGATAACCTCACGATCATCGGCCTCGCACGAAAAATGGCGGAGCAAATCCATCACAATCGCATCCGACCATCTGAGTTGGAGAAGAGCCGGGAAGTGCTTCGCAGCATCACACGATTTGAAACAGTTAATGTAACGCATGCCTGGCCGGTAAGTGCTTCCCGCGATAAAGGGATCGAGAGTCGGGGATATCGCTTTGAGTTCAGCAATGGCCTAAGCGCTACAGGCGTTCTGGTGCAGTCGTCGGTCAGAGCTACGAACAAGACTGCCCTTTTGATTTCCGATAAGGGACGCCTTTCTCTCGCAGTCGAAGCGGGGAATCTGCTGAGTCGGGGATATCGCGTCCTACTGCTTGACCCGATTCTATTTGGAGATAGCATACCCGGAACCCCGGAACGTCCGAATCTCAGCAACGCGGCCCAGATGCTGAATACCGTCGGTGAACGCCCGCTTGGAATCGAAGCGGCCCAAGTAGTTAGCGTCACCCAATGGCTATCCGATTCAAATACTGATGGAAGTTCCTCGCCTGGAGCCGTGAAATACACTGCTCCCTATTCAGGACAAAAGATCGATCTCTTGACTCAAGGTCCTCGCTCCGAGGCCGTGGCACTGGTAGCAGCAGCACTGGAACCGAAGCGCTTCTCTTCCCTCAAAGCGGAGGAAGGAATCACTTCTTTGTCTGAATTATTTAACGGAAAGTTTTCTTACGCAGAAACTCCCGAATTAGTTTGTCTCGATCTTTATCAAGCCTTTGATTTGAGCCAGTTGATCGATTTGGCTACACCAACAACGATCAATTTTTATGAAGAAAACCCGACGCCTATCTTCTGGAAATGA